The following are encoded together in the Sparus aurata chromosome 1, fSpaAur1.1, whole genome shotgun sequence genome:
- the LOC115591502 gene encoding CD209 antigen-like protein E yields MSYSNMEMEMSEYIYANEPAEPQQMEETALNTPGEDDRAEEREVVIYEGSDYYEGHRAATPSAVKPGRTWVRAQTLCLLLLCVLLLAGIIGTGLHCRIKLQTHSESWAEERKQTLWGLSDFCKDGCTSFNFSFYYISSGKKSWDDSREDCRGRGADLVIVNSKEEQMFINSKNLVVWIGLTDREEEGTWRWVDGSVLNSTAFWRKGKPNGQHGGGMKCVDTYWYSEERSWSDEYCARQHHWICERMADF; encoded by the exons ATGTCCTATTCAAATATGGAAATGGAGATGTCTGAGTACATTTATGCCAATGAACCGGCTGAACCACAGCAAATGGAAGAAACGGCCTTGAACACACCTGGGGAGGATGAtagggcagaggagagagaagtggTTATTTATGAAGGCTCAGACTACTACGAGGGTCACAGAGCTGCAACACCGAGCGCAGTGAAGCCAG GCAGGACTTGGGTCAGGGCTCAAACACTGTGCCTTTTGCTgctctgtgttctcctcctggcCGGCATCATAGGAACAGGACTCCACT GCAGAATCAAACTGCAGACCCACAGCGAGAGCTGGGCCGAAGAGAGGAAACAGACGTTGTGGGGACTCA GCGACTTCTGTAAGGATGGATGCACATCGTTCAACTTCAGTTTTTACTACATTTCTTCGGGAAAGAAGAGCTGGGAcgacagcagagaggactgcAGAGGCAGAGGGGCGGATCTGGTCATTGTAAACAGCAAGGAGGAGcag ATGTTCATCAATTCTAAAAACCTTGTTGTCTGGATtggactgactgacagagaggaagagggaacaTGGAGATGGGTAGATGGTTCAGTTCTGAACAGCACAGC GTTTTGGAGAAAAGGGAAGCCCAATGGGCAGCATGGAGGAGGGATGAAGTGTGTTGATACCTACTGGTACAGCGAGGAGAGAAGCTGGAGTGATGAATATTGCGCCAGACAACATCATTGGATCTGTGAAAGAATGGCTGACTTCTAA